The Mycobacterium paragordonae genome includes a region encoding these proteins:
- a CDS encoding saccharopine dehydrogenase NADP-binding domain-containing protein, translated as MGATGAVGRSCLDVLMEAEDVSAVLAGRDEARLREVAAAAHGDISTARLDLIDGAAVTGCDIVINCAGPSHQLSASVAGTAIEAGVPYVDPGGDQALLNSLIATSPAVPVVLQAGVQPGLSGLLLRELARDLTDQALTVWCGGLQKLTPASVLEYLASLRDRSSHPGAELRGGRIQRVQHADRSMPPAPYFPDSVTVHPHLDAETLSAAAYLGIENVVWMNVFDGAHTTRAMQALALDGTSGADLSAVLAAARLDMFGRRTYFAIVGVAGKRTVAFSCPDSYRVTGATTAYAARLVAGMPAGVLPFWRVDEPRRVLDFVTGVVPEAAVTYADDAVPPLIEEGAL; from the coding sequence TTGGGCGCCACTGGGGCGGTCGGGAGGAGCTGCCTCGACGTTCTGATGGAAGCCGAGGATGTCTCGGCAGTACTGGCCGGTCGCGACGAGGCGAGGCTGCGCGAAGTGGCTGCCGCCGCCCACGGAGACATCAGCACCGCGCGCCTCGACCTGATCGATGGCGCCGCGGTGACGGGCTGCGACATCGTCATCAACTGCGCCGGGCCCTCACATCAGCTCAGCGCGTCAGTCGCCGGGACCGCCATCGAAGCCGGGGTGCCCTACGTCGACCCCGGCGGGGACCAGGCGCTGCTGAACAGCCTGATCGCCACCAGTCCCGCCGTTCCGGTGGTACTGCAGGCGGGTGTTCAGCCCGGCCTCTCCGGACTGCTGCTGCGTGAGTTGGCCCGCGACCTGACCGACCAGGCTCTCACCGTGTGGTGTGGCGGACTGCAGAAGCTGACGCCGGCCTCGGTGCTCGAATACCTCGCGAGCCTTCGCGATCGGAGCAGCCACCCCGGTGCCGAGTTGCGCGGCGGGAGGATTCAACGCGTCCAGCACGCCGACCGCTCGATGCCCCCGGCCCCCTACTTTCCCGACTCGGTCACGGTGCATCCACACCTGGATGCCGAAACCCTCTCGGCAGCTGCGTATCTCGGCATCGAAAATGTCGTATGGATGAATGTGTTCGACGGCGCGCACACCACCCGGGCGATGCAGGCACTGGCGCTCGACGGAACGAGCGGCGCCGACCTGAGCGCAGTGCTGGCAGCTGCCAGACTCGATATGTTCGGACGCCGAACGTACTTCGCGATCGTCGGCGTTGCCGGCAAGAGAACGGTGGCATTCAGCTGTCCGGACAGCTATCGCGTTACCGGGGCGACGACGGCTTACGCCGCCCGGCTCGTTGCGGGGATGCCGGCGGGCGTGCTGCCCTTCTGGCGCGTCGACGAGCCGCGGCGCGTGCTGGATTTCGTGACCGGAGTAGTGCCCGAAGCCGCGGTGACGTACGCCGATGATGCGGTGCCGCCCTTGATAGAGGAAGGAGCGCTGTGA
- a CDS encoding non-ribosomal peptide synthetase — MSAAGLIEQVRSMGVQLWVDGASLRFRAPQGVLDAELKAQLSAAKSDLIEELNRETEVLRAPQDRFEPFPLTDVQAAYSVGRTSAFRWGGVGCHGYAEFAVDHTVARPDARAYRNAWHKVVEAHDMLRCVVQPDGYQVISPGLADGLTVLESADHQRILDERARIAQELAQRTYPLGHGPMYDIVVTIGPRDTLVHVSVDLLIADFVSISVLMTDFGRSLLAPEIPLPGHDFSFRDYLLNLVRHRGTVAGSSRRRRDLAYWQARLGQLPPPISLPMRPVDSAPEFAPTFTRRSMRLAANQFAEFSHLATQHGATASVAITAAFGSVLGRYGESDHFLLTLTTMNRHPFTPDVSRLVGDFTGTSLLEMDVRDGRPFTELLRTVGGRLFEDMDHAAVGGVEVARMLAQSDENRGAHSPVVLTSTLGAGIRQDLGADASFLRPVPGRGLSQTPQVLLDCQVFETGGECEINWDTRDGAISDEILDRAFADFRDVLQTLSTDPEAWRRPVLPVVAPALTPITETSEATLLHSGFMHHAGHAPDAVAIRQGDECTSYGQLMAAAHAVAVELSVAGVGSGDYVAIRLPEGRSQVAAMLGTLLAGAAYVPLDVEWPDQRTAQIIRQCSPAVVCEPGGPIDDLLNESAAWHPRSLVIEPAVPTPDDIAYVIFTSGSTGIPKGVMVTHRAAMNTVADINDRLRITAGDAVLAVSRHTFDLSVYNVFGLLAAGGTIVFAEGGARNDPRAWADAISKHRVTVWNSVPAQMQLLLDDAGGRTLPTLRQIMLSGDWIPVSQPRQISSLAPQASMLSLGGATEAAVWSICHPMEPRRYTRSVPYGTAMRNQAVHVLTHRGEPAAPWQIGEIHIGGAGLAQGYVADPALTAAAFITHPVSGERLYRTGDYGRVTDDGVIELLGRRDNQIKIRGHRIELAEVEAALSALPGVRAAMSAAIGVSPHELTIAAAVVPDIADDEEHSRRDRRAAAVQRALDKAHRHQIADLEVDQVLHFASAARATALASMSAALGTVVRAGERIAIAELAGRLSLPDRLNRLFHRWLDALADDGRVRRLAGSQIELVEHQRLSDCVGDWQRVRELGAEVDYGDDLLAYVGECIEHLPGLLAGTVDPLQLLFPEGTVDTATAAYRDNLLSRYTNHVLISGITARAGRATEQRTLRVLEVGAGVGGTSVGLITALAPYPVHYTFTDVSHFFLARARNLFAKHDFVDYRLFDINRPPAEQGFTAGSFDVVVCANVLHNALDIDDALVMLDRLLAPGGSLVFVDATAVNHPLMISMEFKEGLHGFTDVRAQTNSAFLTYAQWDDALRRSPFGKVQSFPPPEHPLGLLGQHVFWCDATSPAQALRPAELIEGARRALPVYMVPQQLVCLPAFPLTANGKIDRRAVIAELEALRDAARVTAGEAGRSAILDGMQSRIGAIWASVLGLGVDQMSPSSDFFALGGDSLLMAQAIGRIRREVPEASGLAWDELLRAMVSNPTLAAAADAVRRPAADCSTGACTPVASPLVYLGAGQGFSTGGEIAVLVHDGSGGLAPYDKLVPYLQARGRVPELYGLRRVPGDGYSQIPPAELFTTLAARYSEPVVDLAPEKVHLLGYCMGGLLAAEIAKRLEEAGIAVETVTVVSSYRVPMDVEDDDILDYCFAQILRVPPEVLGMHVDEDAVRGAFTRARSRYADVIPAGALRSVAEPVLAECLQRSAQAGPARLRLLAESGVLGRSWDVDSLSELRSVFVHSLRAVVHGAAEPFLGDIHFLRQRGDIHFLPTLQEDMTAFWSDYCLGTLTISTIDGNHFDCLTGDNAESVAGLLANSWVTNS, encoded by the coding sequence GTGAGCGCCGCCGGGTTGATCGAGCAGGTGCGCAGCATGGGTGTGCAACTCTGGGTCGACGGCGCGAGCCTGCGCTTCAGGGCTCCGCAAGGAGTGCTGGACGCCGAACTGAAAGCGCAACTGTCGGCAGCCAAGTCAGACCTCATCGAGGAGCTGAACCGTGAGACCGAGGTGCTGCGGGCACCGCAGGACAGGTTTGAGCCCTTTCCCCTCACCGACGTACAGGCCGCTTATTCGGTCGGCCGAACATCTGCCTTTCGATGGGGTGGCGTCGGGTGCCACGGCTACGCGGAGTTCGCCGTCGATCACACGGTGGCCAGGCCCGACGCCCGCGCGTACCGCAACGCATGGCACAAAGTCGTGGAGGCCCACGACATGTTGCGCTGTGTCGTCCAGCCCGACGGTTACCAGGTGATAAGCCCAGGCCTGGCGGACGGTCTCACGGTTCTGGAAAGCGCCGACCACCAGCGGATCCTTGATGAGCGCGCACGCATCGCGCAGGAACTTGCCCAACGGACCTATCCGCTGGGCCACGGCCCGATGTACGACATCGTGGTGACGATCGGACCCCGCGACACGCTGGTGCACGTCTCGGTCGATCTGCTGATCGCGGATTTCGTCAGCATTTCCGTCCTGATGACCGACTTTGGCCGGTCGCTCCTCGCGCCGGAAATTCCGTTGCCTGGCCACGATTTCAGCTTTCGCGACTATCTGCTTAACCTCGTCCGTCACCGCGGCACGGTTGCCGGGTCCTCGCGCCGGCGGCGAGATCTCGCCTACTGGCAGGCACGCCTCGGACAGCTTCCACCGCCGATTTCGCTGCCGATGCGACCCGTCGATTCAGCGCCCGAGTTCGCACCGACCTTCACGCGACGCTCGATGCGGCTGGCGGCTAACCAATTTGCCGAATTCAGCCACCTCGCGACGCAGCACGGGGCCACCGCCAGCGTCGCAATCACCGCCGCATTCGGCAGCGTGCTGGGTCGGTACGGTGAGTCTGACCATTTCCTGCTGACCCTGACCACCATGAACCGCCACCCCTTCACCCCCGACGTCAGCCGGCTGGTCGGGGACTTCACCGGGACGAGCCTGTTGGAGATGGACGTCCGTGACGGGCGCCCCTTCACTGAGCTGCTCCGTACGGTCGGCGGACGTCTGTTCGAGGACATGGACCACGCCGCCGTCGGCGGCGTCGAGGTCGCGCGCATGCTGGCCCAGAGCGACGAGAATCGCGGCGCACACTCACCTGTGGTGCTCACCTCGACACTTGGCGCCGGCATCAGGCAGGACCTGGGCGCCGATGCGTCATTCCTGCGCCCGGTGCCGGGCCGTGGTCTGAGTCAGACTCCCCAGGTGCTGCTGGACTGCCAGGTGTTCGAGACCGGTGGGGAATGCGAGATCAATTGGGATACCCGGGATGGGGCGATCAGCGACGAAATACTCGACCGGGCCTTCGCCGACTTCCGCGACGTGCTGCAGACGCTCAGCACCGACCCCGAGGCGTGGCGCCGTCCCGTGCTGCCGGTGGTGGCTCCGGCGCTCACACCCATCACTGAGACCAGCGAAGCCACGCTTCTGCATTCCGGTTTCATGCACCATGCCGGGCACGCGCCGGACGCGGTGGCCATCCGGCAGGGCGACGAGTGCACCAGCTACGGTCAGTTAATGGCCGCCGCCCACGCGGTCGCGGTCGAGTTGTCAGTCGCTGGTGTCGGCAGCGGCGACTATGTCGCAATCCGCCTGCCGGAAGGGCGAAGTCAAGTCGCCGCCATGCTGGGTACCCTGCTGGCCGGCGCCGCCTACGTGCCGCTCGACGTCGAATGGCCGGATCAGCGGACCGCACAGATCATCCGGCAGTGCTCACCAGCCGTCGTCTGCGAACCCGGCGGACCGATCGACGACCTCCTGAACGAATCGGCCGCCTGGCATCCGCGCAGCCTGGTCATCGAACCGGCCGTGCCCACACCCGATGACATCGCCTATGTGATCTTCACGTCGGGTTCGACCGGAATTCCGAAGGGAGTCATGGTCACTCATCGCGCCGCGATGAACACGGTGGCCGATATCAACGACCGGCTGCGTATCACAGCCGGTGACGCGGTGCTCGCGGTCTCGCGGCACACCTTCGACCTGTCGGTGTACAACGTCTTCGGGTTGCTCGCGGCGGGCGGCACGATCGTGTTCGCCGAAGGCGGCGCGCGAAACGACCCCCGGGCATGGGCCGATGCCATCTCGAAACACCGTGTCACGGTCTGGAATTCGGTCCCGGCGCAGATGCAACTTTTGCTGGACGATGCCGGGGGCCGCACGTTGCCCACCCTGCGGCAGATCATGTTGTCCGGCGACTGGATCCCGGTCTCCCAACCCAGACAGATCTCATCGTTGGCGCCGCAGGCGTCAATGCTCAGTCTCGGTGGTGCGACAGAGGCGGCGGTCTGGTCGATCTGCCACCCGATGGAGCCGCGCCGCTACACCCGCAGCGTTCCGTACGGGACGGCGATGCGCAACCAGGCTGTCCATGTCCTGACCCACCGCGGCGAGCCGGCCGCGCCGTGGCAGATCGGCGAGATTCACATCGGCGGAGCGGGTCTTGCGCAAGGCTACGTTGCGGACCCCGCCCTGACCGCGGCCGCGTTCATCACCCACCCCGTAAGCGGTGAGCGACTTTACCGGACCGGTGATTACGGCCGGGTCACCGACGACGGCGTGATCGAGTTGCTCGGACGGCGGGACAATCAAATCAAGATCCGAGGGCACCGGATCGAATTGGCGGAAGTGGAAGCGGCGCTGAGCGCCCTGCCGGGGGTGCGGGCCGCGATGAGTGCCGCCATCGGCGTATCCCCCCACGAACTGACCATCGCTGCGGCAGTGGTCCCGGACATCGCCGACGACGAGGAGCACTCCCGGCGGGACCGCCGCGCGGCGGCAGTCCAACGCGCTCTGGACAAGGCGCACCGGCATCAGATCGCCGATCTCGAGGTAGACCAGGTGCTGCACTTCGCCTCTGCCGCCCGCGCGACCGCATTGGCGAGCATGTCTGCCGCGCTGGGCACGGTCGTGCGCGCGGGTGAACGTATCGCTATCGCCGAACTGGCCGGCCGGCTGTCGCTCCCGGACCGGTTGAACCGGTTGTTCCACCGCTGGCTCGATGCGCTCGCCGACGATGGCCGAGTCCGGCGGCTGGCCGGATCGCAGATTGAACTGGTTGAGCATCAGCGGCTTTCGGACTGCGTCGGTGACTGGCAGCGAGTCCGTGAGCTGGGCGCGGAGGTCGACTACGGCGACGATCTGCTGGCGTATGTGGGGGAATGCATCGAGCACCTGCCCGGCCTGTTGGCGGGCACCGTCGATCCGCTGCAACTCCTTTTTCCGGAGGGCACCGTGGACACCGCGACGGCCGCATACCGTGACAATCTGCTCAGCCGTTACACCAATCACGTTCTGATATCCGGTATCACCGCGCGCGCCGGGCGAGCGACGGAGCAGCGGACGCTACGAGTCCTCGAGGTCGGTGCCGGTGTAGGCGGTACGAGCGTGGGATTGATCACCGCGCTCGCGCCCTATCCCGTGCACTACACCTTCACCGACGTTTCCCACTTCTTCCTCGCCCGCGCTCGAAACCTGTTCGCAAAGCATGATTTTGTTGACTATCGTCTCTTCGACATCAATCGGCCACCGGCAGAGCAGGGCTTCACCGCGGGCTCGTTCGACGTCGTCGTGTGCGCCAATGTGCTGCACAATGCGCTCGACATCGACGACGCGCTCGTCATGCTGGATCGCCTGCTGGCGCCCGGAGGGTCACTGGTCTTCGTCGACGCGACGGCCGTCAACCATCCACTGATGATCTCCATGGAATTCAAGGAAGGCTTGCACGGCTTCACCGACGTGCGCGCGCAGACGAACTCGGCATTTCTCACCTATGCGCAATGGGACGACGCACTGCGTCGGTCACCATTCGGCAAGGTGCAGAGTTTTCCTCCGCCCGAGCATCCCCTGGGCTTGCTCGGTCAGCATGTGTTCTGGTGCGACGCAACATCTCCCGCCCAGGCGCTGCGGCCGGCAGAACTGATCGAGGGTGCCCGGCGGGCACTGCCGGTTTATATGGTTCCCCAGCAGCTGGTCTGTCTGCCGGCATTCCCGCTGACTGCCAACGGCAAGATTGACCGGCGCGCGGTGATCGCCGAACTCGAGGCGCTCCGGGACGCGGCCCGGGTCACCGCCGGCGAGGCGGGACGTTCGGCGATTCTGGACGGAATGCAGTCCCGCATCGGCGCCATCTGGGCGTCGGTGCTGGGCTTGGGCGTCGACCAGATGTCGCCCAGCTCAGACTTTTTCGCACTCGGCGGCGACTCGCTGCTGATGGCGCAGGCGATCGGGCGGATTCGTCGGGAGGTCCCCGAAGCATCCGGACTGGCGTGGGATGAACTGCTCCGTGCGATGGTGAGCAATCCCACCTTGGCCGCTGCCGCCGATGCGGTGCGCCGCCCCGCGGCGGACTGCTCAACGGGTGCGTGCACGCCTGTCGCGTCGCCACTGGTCTATCTCGGTGCGGGCCAGGGCTTTTCCACGGGCGGCGAGATCGCGGTGCTGGTCCACGACGGAAGCGGGGGACTGGCCCCGTACGACAAATTAGTTCCGTACCTGCAGGCGAGGGGCCGGGTACCCGAGCTGTACGGGCTGCGCAGGGTGCCCGGTGACGGGTATTCCCAGATCCCGCCCGCTGAGCTTTTCACCACGCTGGCCGCCCGCTACAGCGAACCGGTTGTCGACCTTGCGCCGGAGAAGGTTCACCTGCTCGGCTACTGCATGGGCGGCCTGCTGGCCGCCGAGATCGCCAAGCGCCTCGAAGAGGCCGGCATCGCCGTCGAAACCGTTACCGTCGTTAGCTCATACCGGGTGCCCATGGACGTGGAAGACGACGACATCCTCGACTACTGCTTCGCCCAGATCCTCAGAGTTCCACCCGAAGTGCTCGGGATGCACGTCGACGAGGATGCGGTGCGCGGCGCGTTCACCCGGGCCCGGTCACGGTATGCCGATGTCATACCGGCGGGGGCGCTGCGCAGCGTCGCCGAGCCCGTGCTTGCCGAGTGCCTGCAGCGAAGTGCGCAAGCCGGACCGGCACGGCTGCGCCTGCTGGCGGAATCCGGGGTCCTGGGACGGTCGTGGGACGTGGACTCGTTGAGCGAACTGCGGTCGGTGTTCGTGCACAGTCTCCGCGCAGTGGTGCACGGCGCGGCCGAGCCGTTCCTGGGCGACATCCACTTCCTCCGACAGCGCGGTGACATCCACTTCCTGCCCACATTGCAGGAGGACATGACCGCGTTCTGGTCGGACTACTGCCTGGGCACGTTGACCATCAGCACCATTGACGGCAACCATTTCGACTGTCTGACTGGCGATAACGCGGAATCCGTCGCCGGGCTGCTGGCGAATTCCTGGGTCACAAACTCGTGA